In one Nicotiana sylvestris chromosome 8, ASM39365v2, whole genome shotgun sequence genomic region, the following are encoded:
- the LOC104219524 gene encoding DDB1- and CUL4-associated factor homolog 1: MEEGRPQQQSLAAAEGEEERRPETTPAEDQEEEEETGGGGEEDEEEAENDELIMKAQAFMEKITAAPDNPNPNTIHALSSLFETQESRYMEESGHSASNNSRSSHSVGRLGNLIRDNDEFFELISSKFLSERRYSVSVQAAATRLLFSCSLTWMYPHVFEDTVLENLKSWTMDDTTRLSGDDHYWKHESGDRRSSDSEMLKTYSTGLLAVCLASGGQVVEDVLTSGLPAKVMRYLRIRILGETTTSQRDATALVDGKASSTGTGVRAREECRTRLRQVAESSHLDSTRVAEDGFHGDQVMDKDRDRSASKHMRGDERWTDEEPPDSMAVDEDNYQADVDGEERWHIRDLREGKAKSGNRSLREEDHDENARDDLSRRRVNRGWTRHRGRGRVTEGLPENEAALTSPGSTNRLGGQSRSRNLIRNQESIRAPDSKKNPSRTNVDGFVMERDENDECFLECKVGSKDITDLVKKAVRAAETEAKAANAPIEAIKAAGDAAAEVVKNAAYEEFKKTNDDEAAVLAASKAASTVIDAGIAVEASRSAISEGESQDIKATAQEANEDVDEFFILDSDSLAKLREKFCIQCLVILGEYVEVLGPVLHEKGVDVCIALLQRNSKHKEGGKISLLLPDVLKLICALATHRKFAAVFVDRGGMQKLLAVPRAPQTFCGLSSCLFAIGSIQGIMERVCALPSNIIHQVVEVALQLLECPQDQARKNAALFFAAAFVFRAVLDAFDAQDGLQKMLNLLHDAAAVRSGVSSGALTASGSLRSDRSPPEVLTASEKQIAYHTCVALRQYFRAHLLLLADSIRPNKSVRSAARNIPSVRAAYKPLDISNEAMDAVHRLIQKDRKLGPAFVRARWPVVDKFLSSNGHITMLELCQAPPVERYLHDLLQYALGVLHIVTLVPYSRKLIVNATLSNDRVGIAVILDAANSVGYVEPEIVEAALNVLVCLVCPPPSISNKPSVSTQAQQTIANQSANVPGGETRERNPERSETRDRNAERLIPDRAVNVSSQNENRERNAESTIPDRGGAAVPGTSAVSGTSQAPVSTVASGLVGERRISLGVGAGCAGLAAQLEQGYRQAREAVRANNGIKVLLQLLQPRIVTPPAAIDCLRALACRVLLGLARDDTIAHILTKLQVGKKLSELIRDSGNQTPSSEQNRWQAELAQVAIELIGVVTNSGRASSLVATDAATPTLRRIERAAIAAATPITYHARELLLLIHEHLEASGLTDTATMLLQEAQLTPLPSLAAPSSLAHQTSGQETSSVQIQWPSGRAPRGFMSVKPKLSSLNEDGEQKSESILCSSKRKPFFFSSARNLSSKTLPAETSPMTSGCRFNARKCVTPTATAETPSLSSIKSGGDPDIMFKTPIVLPMKRKLTDQKEGASVPLGKRLNTGEHAIRSPVSVTPNAVRRSGLQSDPNVPSTPNSTVREIHNRPGSSTFPTEGDDNLCSNGMLTPMVSSSQHGLLSDIQPLNAERLTLDSVVVQYLKHQHRQCPAPITTLPPLSLLHPHVCPEPKRSLDAPSNVTSRLSTREYRSLNGGPHGRRKDRQFVYSRFRPWRTCRDDAGVLLTCVSFMGDSSQIAAGTHSGELKIFDSNSNSILESFTSHQAPLTLLQSYLSGETQMLLSSSAHDVRLWDATSVSAGPRHSFEGCKAARFSNSGTTFAALSAEPSRREILLYDVQTCQVDLKLTDTSSIPSGRGHMYSLVHFSPSDNMLLWNGVLWDRRGSGPIHRFDQFTDYGGGGFHPAGNEVIINSEVWDLRNFRLLRSVPSLDQTVITFNASGDVIYAILRRNLEDVMSAFQTRRVKHPLFAAFRTVDAVNYSDIATIPVDRCVLDFATEPTDSFVGLVTMDDQDEMYSSARVYEIGRRRPTDDDSDPDDAESEEDEEDDDDIDEEAILGTDLDGDGESDADDISNDDDSVSELDDEEDEDGDFIVDGVDFGGGAGILEIVTDGEDDDDSELVESFSSGDDDDDLL; this comes from the exons ATACATGGAAGAGAGTGGTCATTCTGCCTCTAATAACAGTCGGTCTTCCCATAGCGTTGGACGACTAGGAAACCTTATCCGG GACAATGATGAATTCTTTGAACTGATATCTTCAAAATTCCTATCTGAGAGGAGATATTCAGTTTCTGTGCAGGCTGCTGCTACAAGGCTGCTTTTTAGCTGTTCACTAACTTGGATG TATCCACATGTTTTTGAAGACACTGTGCTGGAAAATCTAAAAAGCTGGACAATGGATGACACAACCAGATTGTCCGGTGATGATCATTATTGGAAGCATGAGTCAGGTGATCGGAGGTCGTCTGATTCTGAGATGCTGAAGACCtactctactggacttcttgctGTATGCTTGGCGAG TGGTGGTCAAGTAGTTGAAGATGTGTTAACATCTGGGCTCCCAGCAAAAGTTATGCGCTATCTTCGGATTAGAATTTTAGGGGAGACCACCACAAGCCAAAGGGATGCAACGGCATTGGTGGATGGCAAAGCATCATCAACAGGTACTGGTGTAAGAGCTAGAGAGGAATGTAGAACTAGATTGCGGCAAGTTGCAGAAAGTTCTCACTTGGATAGTACCAGAGTAGCGGAAGATGGATTTCATGGTGATCAAGTTATGGATAAGGACCGCGATAGAAGTGCCAGTAAGCATATGCGTGGGGATGAACGTTGGACTGATGAAGAGCCACCTGATTCTATGGCTGTTGATGAGGATAATTATCAGGCAGATGTAGATGGTGAAGAAAGATGGCATATCAGAGATTTACGTGAGGGAAAGGCAAAGTCTGGTAACAGATCCCTAAGGGAAGAAGATCATGATGAGAATGCTAGAGATGACTTATCAAGACGCAGGGTGAATCGTGGGTGGACAAGACACAGAGGACGAGGAAGGGTTACTGAGGGTCTTCCAGAGAATGAAGCAGCTTTGACATCTCCTGGGTCCACAAATAGATTGGGTGGGCAATCTCGGAGCAGAAATTTAATCCGAAATCAAGAATCAATAAGAGCACCAGATAGCAAGAAGAATCCGAGTAGGACTAATGTTGATGGTTTTGTGATGGAGAGGGATGAAAATGATGAATGTTTCCTAGAATGTAAAGTCGGCTCCAAGGATATCACTGACCTGGTGAAAAAAGCTGTTAGAGCTGCTGAAACAGAAGCAAAAGCAGCTAATGCTCCAATCGAAGCCATTAAAGCAGCTGGTGATGCTGCTGCAGAAGTAGTCAAGAATGCTGCTTATGAG GAGTTTAAGAAGACAAATGATGACGAGGCTGCAGTTTTGGCTGCTTCAAAAGCTGCATCCACAGTCATTGATGCTGGTATTGCAGTTGAAGCTTCAAG GAGTGCTATTTCTGAAGGTGAATCACAAGATATTAAAGCAACAGCACAAGAAGCAAATGAGGATGTCGATGAATTCTTCATACTGGATAGCGACTCTCTTGCAAAGTTGAGAGAGAAGTTCTGCATCCagtgtcttgttattttgggaGAGTATGTTGAAGTACTTGGACCTGTGTTGCACGAAAAAGGAGTCGACGTGTGTATTGCGCTGTTGCAGCGCAATTCCAAACATAAAGAGGGGGGCAAGATTTCGCTTCTTTTGCCTGATGTTCTGAAGCTAATATGTGCTTTGGCCACACATCGGAAATTTGCTGCAGTATTTGTGGATCGTGGTGGCATGCAAAAATTGCTTGCTGTCCCAAGAGCTCCTCAGACTTTCTGTGGTCTTTCTTCATGCTTATTCGCTATAGGGTCAATTCAG GGAATAATGGAACGTGTTTGTGCCCTTCCTTCAAACATTATTCATCAGGTGGTTGAGGTGGCACTTCAGCTTCTTGAATGTCCTCAAGATCAAGCCAGAAAAAATGCTGCTTTATTTTTTGCAGCTGCATTTGTTTTCAGAGCTGTTCTAGATGCTTTTGATGCTCAGGATGGATTACAGAAAATGCTTAATCTTTTGCATGATGCTGCAGCAgtgagatctggagtttcttctGGGGCATTAACTGCTTCAGGGtcattacgaagtgatagatcaccACCAGAGGTGCTGACAGCATCTGAGAAGCAGATAGCATATCACACCTGTGTCGCTCTTCGCCAGTACTTCAGAGCACATCTTCTCTTGCTGGCGGATTCAATTCGTCCTAATAAAAGTGTTCGCAGTGCTGCCCGAAATATCCCAAGTGTTAGGGCTGCGTATAAGCCCCTTGACATTAGTAATGAGGCTATGGATGCAGTTCACCGTTTAATACAGAAAGATCGAAAACTTGGTCCTGCATTTGTCAGGGCCCGCTGGCCTGTAGTCGACAAGTTTTTAAGTTCCAATGGGCACATTACGATGTTGGAATTATGTCAG GCTCCACCTGTTGAGCGTTATTTGCATGACTTGCTTCAGTATGCTCTCGGTGTACTTCATATTGTCACTTTAGTACCTTACAGCCGTAAACTTATTGTAAATGCAACATTAAGCAATGATCGTGTGGGTATAGCTGTTATATTGGATGCAGCAAACAGTGTTGGTTATGTAGAACCTGAG ATTGTTGAAGCAGCATTGAATGTGTTGGTCTGTCTCGTGTGTCCCCCACCTTCAATCAGCAACAAACCATCTGTATCTACTCAAGCACAGCAAACCATTGCTAACCAATCTGCAAATGTTCCTGGTGGGGAGACCAGAGAACGGAATCCAGAAAGGAGTGAGACCAGGGACAGAAATGCTGAGCGGCTTATTCCAGATAGAGCTGTTAATGTCTCCAGCCAGAATGAAAATAGAGAAAGGAATGCAGAATCTACTATACCTGACCGTGGAGGCGCAGCAGTTCCTGGCACATCTGCGGTCAGTGGTACTTCTCAAGCGCCTGTGTCTACAGTGGCTTCAGGATTAGTTGGAGAACGGAGAATTTCATTAGGTGTTGGAGCTGGTTGTGCTGGCCTTGCTGCTCAGCTGGAACAAGGATACCGCCAAGCCAGAGAAGCTGTTCGGGCCAACAATGGTATTAAGGTCCTCCTGCAGCTCCTCCAGCCCCGGATTGTTACTCCTCCAGCTGCAATTGACTGTCTTCGTGCTCTTGCTTGCCGAGTACTTCTTGGTTTAGCAAGAGATGATACAATTGCACACATATTAACAAAACTTCAG GTTGGGAAAAAGTTGTCAGAACTCATTCGGGATTCAGGAAACCAGACTCCCAGCAGTGAACAGAATCGATGGCAAGCAGAACTTGCCCAGGTGGCCATTGAGCTTATTGGG GTTGTAACTAATTCCGGGCGTGCAAGTTCGCTAGTTGCTACAGATGCTGCTACCCCAACATTAAGGCGTATAGAGAGAGCTGCTATCGCTGCTGCTACTCCAATCACATATCATGCAAG GGAACTTCTACTCCTCATCCATGAACACCTAGAAGCTTCTGGTTTGACAGATACTGCAACTATGCTTCTACAGGAGGCTCAGCTGACACCTTTGCCATCTTTAGCTGCTCCGTCATCTCTGGCACATCAAACATCTGGGCAGGAGACGTCGTCAGTTCAAATTCAGTGGCCATCTGGTCGTGCACCTAGGGGCTTCATGTCAGTTAAACCGAAACTTTCATCACTCAATGAGGATGGCGAACAAAAATCTGAGTCGATTCTCTGTTCTTCAAAAAGGAAACCATTCTTCTTTTCATCTGCACGTAATCTGTCCTCAAAAACTCTTCCTGCTGAAACCTCTCCAATGACATCAGGTTGCAGATTCAATGCGAGAAAGTGTGTCACACCTACAGCCACAGCAGAAACTCCATCTCTATCTTCAATAAAATCTGGTGGAGATCCAGACATCATGTTTAAAACTCCCATTGTATTGCCAATGAAACGTAAGTTGACTGATCAGAAGGAAGGTGCATCAGTACCATTAGGTAAGCGACTCAATACTGGTGAACATGCAATCAGGTCTCCAGTCTCTGTTACTCCAAATGCGGTCCGTAGAAGCGGTCTACAATCGGATCCTAATGTGCCTTCAACACCAAATTCTACTGTGAGAGAGATCCATAATCGACCTGGTTCAAGTACTTTTCCAACTGAAGGTGATGATAACCTGTGCAGCAATGGTATGCTGACTCCAATGGTGTCGTCTTCTCAACACGGTCTTCTAAGTGATATACAACCCTTGAATGCAGAGCGTTTAACCTTGGACTCTGTGGTTGTTCAGTACTTGAAGCATCAGCATCGCCAATGTCCTGCTCCTATCACAACGTTACCTCCCCTTTCGCTCTTGCACCCTCATGTCTGTCCTGAACCAAAACGAAGCCTTGATGCACCATCAAATGTGACATCCCGGCTTAGTACTCGTGAGTATAGAAGTTTGAATGGTGGGCCACACGGAAGGCGTAAGGATCGACAATTTGTCTACAGTAGATTTAGACCTTGGCGAACATGTCGGGATGATGCTGGTGTCTTATTGACATGTGTCTCTTTTATGGGAGATTCTTCGCAAATTGCTGCTGGCACCCATTCGGGGGAGCTGAAAATTTTTGACTCTAACAGCAACAGTATCTTGGAAAGCTTCACCAGCCACCAGGCACCTTTGACACTTCTACAGTCATACCTTTCTGGTGAGACTCAGATGCTCCTGTCTTCAAGTGCTCATGATGTGCGGTTATGGGATGCGACTTCTGTTTCGGCTGGGCCTAGGCATTCATTTGAAGGTTGTAAAGCTGCACGATTTAGCAACTCCGGTACAACATTTGCTGCATTATCTGCAGAGCCATCCCGGCGTGAGATTCTTCTATATGACGTTCAGACCTGCCAAGTGGACCTGAAGCTTACAGACACATCCAGTATCCCTTCGGGTCGTGGACATATGTATTCTCTAGTGCATTTTAGCCCATCAGACAATATGCTTCTCTGGAATGGGGTTTTATGGGATCGTCGTGGTTCTGGCCCAATACATCGTTTTGATCAATTTACTGACTATGGTGGCGGGGGCTTTCATCCTGCTGGCAATGAG GTCATAATAAACTCTGAGGTATGGGATTTGCGGAACTTCAGGCTTCTGCGAAGTGTACCTTCTTTGGACCAGACAGTAATAACATTTAATGCGAGTGGTGATGTGATATATGCCATCTTGAGGAGAAATCTTGAGGATGTCATGTCCGCTTTCCAGACACGTCGTGTTAAACACCCACTCTTTGCTGCTTTCCGGACGGTAGATGCTGTCAACTACTCCGACATTGCAACCATTCCAGTAGACCGTTGTGTCCTTGACTTCGCGACGGAGCCAACTGATTCTTTTGTTGGGCTGGTCACCATGGATGACCAAGATGAGATGTATTCTTCGGCTAGGGTGTATGAAATTGGTCGGAGGCGGCCAACAGACGATGATTCAGACCCTGATGATGCTGAAAGCGAagaggatgaagaagatgatgatgacaTTGACGAGGAAGCAATCCTTGGAACGGATCTTGATGGGGATGGTGAAAGCGATGCTGATGATATCAGCAATGATGATGATAGCGTGAGCGAGCTTGATGACGAAGAGGATGAAGACGGAGACTTCATTGTAGATGGTGTAGACTTCGGTGGCGGAGCTGGTATATTGGAGATTGTGACCGACGGTGAAGATGATGATGACAGTGAGCTTGTTGAATCCTTTAGTAGTGGGGATGATGATGATGATCTCTTGTAG